Proteins encoded together in one Paracidovorax wautersii window:
- a CDS encoding ribulose-bisphosphate carboxylase large subunit family protein: MSPDRFEATYLIETPLDPAHVAEVLAGEQSCGTFTRVEGETDALRERARATVESIELLDAAPAPALSNGWMQRRGLFDTPQTWQRARLRVSFPCDNIGPNLPTLAATASGNLFDLGEVTGLRLESMRLPRAYRQQFDLPRQGITGTRALTGVQGRPLIGTIIKPNVGLSAEETGELAGRLCAAGIDFIKDDEVCANPVHAPLADRVRSVMRRVRAHQDKTGKQVMVAFNITDETDAMRRHADLIAAEGGSCVMVSLNWCGYSAVQTLRRHTPLALHGHRNGYGALSRHPLLGFSFNAWQTLWRLAGVDHMHVHGLQGKFSQTDEEVIESAHDTLAPLCEGLDDRVLPAFSNGQWAGTVPITWDSVRSNDLLFMSGGGILAHPDGPAAGVASIQQAWDAVQRGETLAERAARAPELRRAVDFFGKKK; the protein is encoded by the coding sequence ATGTCCCCAGACCGCTTCGAAGCGACCTACCTGATCGAAACCCCGTTGGACCCCGCCCACGTGGCCGAGGTGCTGGCGGGAGAGCAATCGTGCGGCACCTTCACGCGCGTAGAGGGCGAGACCGACGCCCTGCGCGAACGCGCCCGCGCCACGGTCGAATCGATCGAACTGCTGGACGCGGCCCCCGCGCCGGCGCTGTCCAACGGCTGGATGCAGCGGCGCGGCCTGTTCGACACGCCGCAGACCTGGCAGCGTGCCCGCCTGCGCGTGAGCTTTCCCTGCGACAACATCGGGCCCAACCTGCCCACGCTGGCAGCCACCGCATCGGGCAACCTGTTCGACCTGGGCGAGGTCACGGGCCTGCGGCTCGAATCGATGCGCCTGCCACGCGCCTACCGCCAGCAGTTCGACCTGCCCCGCCAAGGCATCACCGGCACGCGCGCACTGACGGGCGTGCAGGGCCGCCCGCTGATCGGCACCATCATCAAGCCCAATGTGGGCCTGTCGGCCGAGGAGACTGGCGAACTGGCCGGGCGCCTGTGCGCAGCGGGCATCGATTTCATCAAGGACGACGAGGTCTGTGCCAACCCGGTCCATGCGCCGCTGGCCGACCGCGTGCGCTCCGTCATGCGGCGGGTGCGCGCGCACCAGGACAAGACCGGCAAGCAGGTCATGGTGGCCTTCAACATCACCGACGAAACCGACGCCATGCGCCGCCATGCCGATCTGATCGCGGCCGAGGGCGGCAGCTGCGTGATGGTCAGCCTGAACTGGTGCGGCTACTCCGCCGTGCAGACCCTGCGCCGCCACACGCCTCTGGCCCTGCACGGCCACCGCAACGGCTACGGCGCCCTGTCGCGCCACCCGCTGCTGGGGTTTTCGTTCAACGCCTGGCAGACCCTGTGGCGGCTGGCGGGCGTGGACCACATGCATGTGCACGGCCTGCAGGGCAAGTTCTCGCAGACCGACGAGGAAGTGATCGAATCCGCGCACGACACCCTGGCGCCGCTGTGCGAGGGCCTGGACGACCGCGTGCTGCCCGCGTTCTCCAACGGGCAATGGGCCGGCACCGTGCCCATCACCTGGGACAGCGTGCGCAGCAATGACCTGCTCTTCATGTCGGGCGGCGGCATCCTGGCCCACCCCGACGGCCCCGCGGCCGGCGTGGCCAGCATCCAGCAGGCCTGGGATGCCGTGCAGCGCGGCGAGACCCTGGCAGAGCGGGCGGCACGCGCACCGGAACTGCGCCGCGCCGTCGACTTCTTCGGCAAGAAGAAGTAA
- a CDS encoding VOC family protein, which translates to MSRHFGAIRQLGYVVHDIEAAMDYWSRTLGVGPWFYNPKVPIQNYQYRGESHEPHNSVALANSGYVQVELIQTRNDVPSMYRDFLQAGRTGLQHVAYWTSDYDADLARLTAEGFQSVMSGEVGERGRFVYFDTEYHPGTVIELSEVAGPKGRMFDLIRAESESWDGKTDPVRPFPDLSKI; encoded by the coding sequence ATGAGCCGTCATTTCGGCGCGATCCGCCAGCTGGGCTATGTGGTCCACGACATCGAAGCCGCCATGGACTACTGGAGCCGCACGCTGGGCGTGGGCCCCTGGTTCTACAACCCCAAGGTGCCGATCCAGAACTACCAGTACCGCGGCGAATCGCACGAGCCGCACAACTCGGTGGCGCTGGCCAACTCGGGCTACGTGCAGGTCGAGCTGATCCAGACACGCAACGACGTGCCCTCGATGTACCGCGACTTCCTGCAGGCCGGGCGCACCGGGCTGCAGCACGTGGCCTATTGGACCAGCGACTACGACGCGGATCTGGCGCGCCTCACGGCCGAGGGCTTCCAGTCGGTGATGAGCGGCGAGGTCGGCGAGCGCGGGCGTTTCGTCTACTTCGACACCGAGTACCACCCGGGCACGGTGATCGAACTGTCGGAAGTCGCCGGCCCCAAGGGCCGCATGTTCGACCTGATCCGCGCGGAGTCCGAAAGCTGGGACGGCAAGACCGATCCGGTACGGCCGTTCCCCGATCTGTCGAAGATCTGA
- a CDS encoding transporter substrate-binding domain-containing protein, which yields MSTSRILRRTLLAVSAAALCLPAMADLAQIKSVGKLRVGIDFGAPFYGYVDDKLKPVGSDVEAAELLAKDLGLPLEIVNTTNSARIPNLLSNKVDLIISSLSITPERQKAVDFSIPYGAIQAAVGAPKSLKLTGIDDLAGKTVAVTRGGPQDKIVTERAPQAKVVRFDDEAASITAAATGQADIVAITPPIIAAIAKKNPAREFETKFILQSYQLGMAMRKGQPELMAAVNGWIKTNLANGKLNDIHLKYAGVPIPQDIVGGAK from the coding sequence ATGAGCACTTCCCGCATCCTCCGCCGCACGCTGCTGGCGGTCAGCGCCGCCGCCCTGTGCCTGCCCGCCATGGCCGATCTGGCGCAGATCAAGTCCGTCGGCAAGCTGCGCGTGGGCATCGACTTCGGCGCGCCGTTCTACGGCTATGTGGACGACAAGCTCAAGCCCGTGGGTTCCGACGTGGAGGCCGCCGAACTGCTGGCCAAGGACCTGGGCCTGCCACTCGAGATCGTGAACACCACCAACTCCGCGCGCATCCCCAACCTGCTGTCCAACAAGGTGGACCTGATCATCTCGTCGCTCTCGATCACGCCCGAGCGCCAGAAGGCCGTGGACTTCTCCATCCCCTACGGCGCCATCCAGGCCGCCGTGGGCGCGCCCAAGAGCCTGAAGCTCACCGGCATCGACGACCTGGCCGGCAAGACCGTGGCCGTGACCCGTGGTGGCCCGCAGGACAAGATCGTGACCGAGCGCGCGCCGCAGGCCAAGGTGGTGCGTTTCGATGACGAGGCGGCCTCCATCACGGCGGCGGCCACGGGCCAGGCCGACATCGTGGCCATCACGCCGCCCATCATTGCGGCCATTGCCAAGAAGAACCCGGCACGCGAGTTCGAGACCAAGTTCATCCTGCAGTCGTACCAGCTGGGCATGGCCATGCGCAAGGGCCAGCCGGAGCTGATGGCCGCCGTCAACGGCTGGATCAAGACCAACCTGGCCAACGGCAAGCTCAACGACATCCACCTGAAGTACGCCGGCGTGCCGATTCCCCAGGACATCGTCGGCGGCGCCAAGTGA
- a CDS encoding amino acid ABC transporter ATP-binding protein — translation MTPAATSAGRSAAPSATAPAAAPVVELKDVHKCFGSNQVLKGVSFAIPKGQVVAIIGKSGSGKSTALRCIDRLEIIDSGSIQVCSHAVHDPAIDLRRLRQDVGIVFQSYNLFPHLTVEQNITLAPKAVKNLPAAQARAIAARTLQQVGLADKAQAYPEQLSGGQQQRVAIARSLAMEPQVMLFDEVTSALDPQLTGEVLRVIESLAQGGMTMVLVTHEMEFAARVADTIIYMHEGKVWETGSGDMLKHPQTAELRDFLSHGL, via the coding sequence ATGACCCCCGCAGCGACTTCCGCCGGCCGTTCGGCCGCGCCCTCCGCCACCGCCCCGGCAGCCGCCCCGGTCGTCGAGCTGAAAGACGTGCACAAGTGCTTTGGCAGCAACCAGGTGCTCAAGGGCGTGTCCTTCGCCATTCCCAAGGGCCAGGTCGTGGCCATCATCGGCAAGAGCGGTTCGGGCAAGAGCACGGCGCTGCGCTGCATCGACCGGCTGGAGATCATCGACAGCGGCAGCATCCAGGTCTGCAGTCATGCCGTGCACGACCCGGCCATCGACCTGCGCCGGCTGCGCCAGGACGTGGGCATCGTCTTCCAGAGCTACAACCTCTTCCCGCACCTGACGGTGGAGCAGAACATCACGCTAGCCCCCAAAGCCGTGAAGAACCTGCCCGCCGCCCAGGCGCGTGCCATCGCCGCGCGCACCCTGCAGCAGGTGGGCCTGGCGGACAAAGCGCAGGCCTATCCGGAGCAGCTCTCGGGCGGGCAACAGCAGCGCGTGGCGATTGCACGCTCATTGGCGATGGAGCCGCAGGTGATGCTGTTCGACGAGGTGACCTCTGCGCTCGATCCGCAGCTCACCGGCGAGGTACTGCGTGTGATCGAGTCGCTGGCCCAGGGCGGCATGACCATGGTGCTGGTCACGCACGAGATGGAGTTCGCCGCCCGCGTGGCCGACACCATCATCTACATGCACGAGGGCAAGGTCTGGGAGACCGGCTCCGGCGACATGCTGAAACACCCGCAGACGGCTGAGCTGCGCGACTTCCTCTCCCACGGGCTCTGA
- a CDS encoding amino acid ABC transporter permease: protein MIDGGLNAHHLQYLLFGALWTVGLSLISFVGGGLAGGVIALCRISPIKAVRWATIAWIQLIQGTPLLVVLFLCYFGLSILGFELPAIVAASIAMVVYVSAYLGEIWRGCIQSVPRTQWEAAACLALSRTQRMRLVVLPQAVRIATPPTVGFMVQIVKNTSLASIVGFIELVRAGQLINNSIFQPFLVYLLIAVIYFALCFPLSVWSRRLEQRLQFGHRAAAAPAAASPAAPATPPANAT from the coding sequence GTGATCGACGGTGGACTCAACGCCCATCACCTGCAGTACCTGCTGTTCGGCGCGCTGTGGACGGTCGGCCTGTCGCTGATCTCCTTCGTGGGCGGCGGTCTGGCCGGCGGCGTGATCGCCCTGTGCCGCATCAGCCCCATCAAGGCCGTGCGCTGGGCCACGATCGCCTGGATCCAGCTGATCCAGGGCACGCCGCTGCTCGTGGTGCTGTTCCTGTGCTACTTCGGGCTGAGCATCCTCGGCTTCGAGCTGCCGGCCATCGTGGCCGCCAGCATCGCCATGGTGGTCTACGTCAGCGCCTATCTGGGCGAGATCTGGCGCGGCTGCATCCAGTCGGTGCCGCGCACCCAGTGGGAAGCGGCCGCGTGCCTGGCCCTGTCGCGCACCCAGCGCATGCGCCTGGTGGTGCTGCCGCAGGCCGTGCGCATCGCCACGCCGCCCACGGTGGGCTTCATGGTGCAGATCGTGAAAAACACCTCGCTGGCCTCGATCGTGGGGTTCATCGAGCTGGTGCGGGCGGGCCAGCTCATCAACAACTCCATCTTCCAGCCCTTCCTGGTCTACCTGCTGATCGCGGTCATCTACTTTGCGCTGTGCTTTCCGCTGTCGGTCTGGAGCCGCCGGCTGGAACAGCGCCTGCAGTTCGGCCACCGCGCCGCTGCCGCCCCTGCCGCAGCCAGCCCTGCGGCCCCCGCCACCCCACCCGCCAACGCCACATGA
- a CDS encoding amino acid ABC transporter permease produces MTYEFDFASVLAQWPQFAEGAWMTILLSFPATVIGFVGGTLLAIGRRSERRGLARVCGAYVEVLRNTPLLVQVFLVFFGLASLGWKVPAFAAALLTLVMNVAAYSCEIMRAGMDSIHKGQIEAAECLGLTRRQVYWHVVLRPAMEKVYPALTSQFVLLMLASSITSQISVEELTAIAARVQSETFRPFEAYILVAVAYLALSLLMRLGLWLFGQIVFTRQRKLGASGGMR; encoded by the coding sequence ATGACCTACGAGTTCGACTTCGCCAGCGTGCTGGCCCAATGGCCCCAGTTCGCCGAGGGCGCCTGGATGACCATCCTGCTGTCCTTCCCCGCCACCGTGATCGGCTTCGTCGGCGGCACCTTGCTCGCCATCGGCCGCCGCAGCGAGCGGCGCGGCCTGGCCCGGGTCTGCGGTGCCTATGTGGAAGTTCTGCGCAACACGCCCCTGCTGGTGCAGGTGTTCCTGGTGTTCTTCGGCCTGGCCAGCCTGGGCTGGAAAGTGCCGGCCTTTGCGGCGGCACTGCTCACGCTGGTGATGAACGTGGCCGCCTATTCCTGCGAAATCATGCGTGCCGGCATGGACTCCATCCACAAGGGCCAGATCGAGGCGGCCGAGTGCCTGGGGCTCACGCGCCGGCAGGTGTACTGGCATGTGGTGCTGCGCCCTGCGATGGAGAAGGTCTACCCCGCGCTCACCAGCCAATTTGTGCTGCTGATGCTGGCCTCGTCCATCACCTCGCAGATCTCGGTGGAAGAACTCACCGCCATCGCGGCCCGCGTGCAGTCCGAGACCTTCCGCCCGTTCGAGGCCTACATCCTGGTGGCCGTCGCCTACCTCGCCCTGTCGCTGCTCATGCGGCTGGGCCTGTGGCTGTTCGGCCAGATCGTGTTCACGCGCCAGCGCAAGCTGGGCGCCTCCGGAGGCATGCGATGA
- a CDS encoding LacI family DNA-binding transcriptional regulator → MASHPRSPRIPDIAQLSGVSTATVDRVLNQRPGVRSATVQRVLQAAATLGYLPQAELHAALQPQPLRLMVLIPEGSNRFLQMLGDVIGYAQDHWAPFNVRCQAAYIESFNPEALARALLHYGKRCDGIAFMALEHPVVREAVAQLAQQGVPTVTLISDLSNSRRVAYVGLDNRAAGRTAAYLIARFMGPLAQSRQARVAMIVGSLRYRAHEEREAGFLHLFEEQFPLVHVVGVREGQDDAERNYRQARALLEQHSDLAGIYNIGGGAEGIGRALKEAGPERKVVFIGHGLTPDTRGLLIDGTMDAVITQNPQGAVMNCVRIFANLRDGREPTQGVETPRSQVIFRENLP, encoded by the coding sequence ATGGCCTCCCATCCCCGCAGCCCTCGTATTCCTGACATCGCGCAGCTGTCGGGCGTCTCCACGGCCACGGTCGACCGGGTGCTGAACCAGCGCCCCGGCGTGCGCAGCGCGACGGTGCAGCGCGTGCTGCAGGCGGCGGCCACACTGGGCTATCTGCCACAGGCCGAGCTGCATGCCGCGCTGCAGCCGCAGCCACTGCGCCTGATGGTGCTGATCCCCGAGGGCAGCAACCGCTTTCTGCAGATGCTGGGCGACGTGATCGGCTACGCGCAGGACCACTGGGCGCCGTTCAACGTGCGCTGCCAGGCGGCCTACATCGAGAGCTTCAACCCCGAGGCGCTGGCGCGGGCGCTGCTGCACTACGGCAAGCGCTGCGACGGCATCGCCTTCATGGCGCTGGAGCACCCCGTGGTGCGCGAAGCCGTGGCGCAACTTGCCCAGCAGGGCGTGCCCACGGTGACGCTGATCTCGGACCTGTCCAACTCACGCCGCGTGGCCTATGTGGGGCTGGACAACCGCGCTGCGGGCCGCACCGCGGCCTACCTGATCGCGCGCTTCATGGGCCCGCTGGCCCAGAGCCGCCAGGCCCGCGTGGCCATGATCGTGGGCTCCTTGCGCTACCGCGCCCACGAGGAGCGCGAGGCCGGGTTCCTGCACCTGTTCGAGGAACAGTTTCCGCTCGTGCATGTAGTGGGCGTGCGCGAAGGCCAGGACGACGCCGAGCGCAACTACCGCCAGGCCCGCGCCCTGCTGGAGCAGCACAGCGATCTGGCCGGCATCTACAACATCGGCGGCGGGGCCGAAGGCATCGGCCGCGCGCTCAAGGAAGCGGGGCCGGAGCGCAAGGTCGTCTTCATCGGCCACGGGCTGACGCCCGATACCCGCGGGCTGCTCATCGACGGCACCATGGACGCCGTCATCACGCAGAACCCGCAGGGCGCGGTGATGAACTGCGTGCGCATCTTCGCCAACCTGCGCGACGGCCGCGAGCCGACGCAAGGGGTCGAAACCCCGCGCAGCCAGGTCATCTTTCGCGAAAACCTGCCCTGA
- a CDS encoding class I SAM-dependent methyltransferase, with translation MQALLDAIAAMPLPTEACRIFHGRGGMHPGSEPWTLDAYPPVFVATSFAPATDEQLAAVGAALQARWALVAPAGEPLNWVFQHRGEALRIEGRTDTRLMAGSVPDPHIVTEQSAQFRVHVLRGQNHGLFLDMGEGRRWVRERIAAHKALEPRASRGMKVLNLFAYTCAFSVAALRGGARHVVNVDMARGAMAVGQQNHQLNGLTAGASFLAHDVFSTWGKITRSGPYDLVIADPPSYQKGSFVATKDYARLIRRLPDLLAPGGHALLCLNAPELGAAFLQDQVRELAPELQFVERVANPAVFADVDEERSLKVLVFRGV, from the coding sequence ATGCAAGCCTTGCTAGACGCCATCGCGGCCATGCCCCTGCCCACCGAGGCCTGCCGCATCTTCCACGGCCGGGGCGGCATGCACCCCGGCAGCGAACCCTGGACGCTGGACGCGTATCCGCCGGTGTTCGTCGCCACCAGCTTCGCGCCGGCCACGGACGAGCAGCTGGCCGCCGTCGGCGCGGCGCTGCAGGCCCGCTGGGCGCTGGTCGCCCCGGCGGGCGAGCCGCTGAACTGGGTCTTCCAGCACCGGGGCGAGGCGCTGCGCATCGAGGGCCGTACCGACACCCGCCTGATGGCCGGCAGCGTGCCAGACCCGCACATCGTCACCGAGCAGAGCGCGCAGTTCCGCGTGCACGTGCTCCGCGGCCAGAACCACGGCCTGTTCCTGGACATGGGCGAGGGCCGGCGCTGGGTGCGCGAGCGCATCGCCGCGCACAAGGCCCTGGAGCCGCGCGCATCGCGGGGCATGAAGGTGCTGAACCTGTTTGCCTACACCTGCGCGTTCTCGGTCGCGGCGCTGCGGGGCGGCGCCCGCCACGTGGTCAACGTGGACATGGCCCGCGGCGCCATGGCCGTCGGCCAGCAGAACCACCAGCTCAATGGCCTGACCGCCGGCGCCAGCTTCCTGGCCCACGATGTCTTCAGCACCTGGGGCAAGATCACCCGCAGCGGCCCCTACGATCTGGTGATCGCCGACCCGCCCAGCTACCAGAAGGGCAGCTTTGTCGCTACCAAGGACTACGCCCGCCTGATCCGCCGCCTGCCCGACCTGCTGGCCCCTGGCGGCCATGCGCTGCTGTGCCTGAACGCGCCGGAGCTGGGCGCCGCCTTTCTGCAGGACCAGGTGCGCGAGCTGGCACCCGAGCTGCAGTTCGTGGAGCGCGTGGCCAACCCGGCCGTGTTCGCGGACGTGGACGAAGAGCGGTCGCTTAAGGTGCTGGTGTTCCGCGGCGTTTGA
- a CDS encoding EVE domain-containing protein — protein sequence MPHADPSSPAAASPLRPVRHWLMKSEPDECSIDDALAAPDATVPWTGVRNYQARNFMRDEMQVGDGVLFYHSSCPQPGIAGIARVASATRPDPTQFDPASPYYDPKSAPDAPRWLLLDVQALRKTRLIPLAELRARPALAGLRILQKGSRLSITPVEAAEWQLIEQMG from the coding sequence ATGCCCCACGCCGACCCGTCTTCGCCCGCCGCTGCATCCCCCCTGCGCCCCGTCCGCCACTGGCTCATGAAATCCGAGCCCGACGAATGCTCCATCGACGACGCCCTGGCCGCGCCCGATGCGACCGTGCCCTGGACCGGCGTGCGCAACTACCAGGCGCGCAACTTCATGCGCGACGAGATGCAGGTGGGCGACGGCGTGCTGTTCTACCACTCCAGTTGCCCCCAGCCCGGCATTGCCGGCATCGCCCGCGTGGCGTCCGCCACCCGTCCCGATCCCACGCAGTTCGACCCCGCATCGCCCTATTACGACCCCAAGTCCGCACCCGACGCCCCCCGCTGGCTGCTGCTCGACGTGCAGGCCCTGCGCAAGACACGGCTCATTCCCCTGGCCGAGCTGCGCGCCAGGCCGGCGCTGGCAGGGTTGCGCATTCTGCAGAAAGGCAGTCGGCTGTCGATCACGCCCGTGGAAGCGGCCGAATGGCAGTTGATCGAACAGATGGGATGA
- a CDS encoding DEAD/DEAH box helicase — translation MDSPERAAAVAAWVEALRRQANAAELQQLPPLTEAEAARAMAVLRAGDTGEVSAQTPAPSGADAGDGAVPGRFRPRLTLMTLTRGDGLLGVRAHGRIGPRADAVTLASVDWTYRTDAGHTWEAPAPTTVLNSRPAPVQELFDTGGPVVRLLRDLAAESDALDRLWALGLAPVDPSHLQWRHREMGATLGPVWTLPQEAHFGDFWAEQIPRLRAEGWAVVVRPGFAHLSVPVQRWKLLLAADTGEVVGREVAGDLAPPDRPVQKLRLPEREGAWLLTLGVEIDGESLDLAPLLADLLQRDPRWLDAREMAAISDDASIRLRAPGGRRIDAPAAPLKAIVGAMVDLLTDPLRRQRRDGDPLRLGAWEARRIEALRAGLLQAHRVDAHNAWQLQGEAGLAALARRLQALGGPQPVAQPQGLSVTLRPYQLEGLAWLQYLRAQRLGGILADDMGLGKTAQALAHVLVEKEAGRLRAPALVVVPTSLLFNWQAEAARMAPGLRVLTLHGPARAARYAQIAQHDLVLTTYPLLWRDVEALAEERFHLLVLDEAQMVKNAGSRSARALRRLQASHPLCLTGTPLENHLGELWAQFDFLMPGFLGDARSFAQRWRKPIEENGETLRAQLLAQRVRPFILRRRKQDVATELPPRTEVLQRVQLQGRQRALYEAVRTSVDQQVRRVLERQAFDGAQIAVLDALLKLRQVCCDPRLVKGAPVHPQTERAKLELLADLLPALLAEGRRVLVFSQFTELLALVAEQMDAQGRPHLMLTGQTPPGQRGAVVRRFQARGDDGAPVLLISLKAGGTGLNLTAADTVIHLDPWWNPAVQEQATARAHRIGQDLPVFVYTLVVEGSIEERMLELQARKQALASGVLGHDADGAAKFSEDDLNALLAPLAEPRDNPLAMPGEGDTRWGSTGQRRPRAPLHGGGG, via the coding sequence ATGGACTCCCCTGAGCGCGCCGCCGCCGTCGCCGCGTGGGTGGAGGCGCTGCGCCGGCAGGCCAACGCCGCCGAGCTGCAACAGCTGCCCCCGCTGACCGAGGCCGAAGCGGCCCGGGCCATGGCAGTTCTGCGCGCAGGCGACACGGGCGAGGTGTCGGCGCAAACGCCTGCGCCTTCGGGAGCGGATGCCGGCGATGGCGCGGTGCCCGGCCGGTTCCGCCCCCGCCTCACCTTGATGACCCTGACCCGCGGCGATGGGCTGCTGGGCGTGCGAGCCCACGGCCGCATCGGACCGCGGGCCGATGCCGTCACGCTGGCCTCCGTTGACTGGACCTACCGCACCGACGCCGGCCACACCTGGGAAGCGCCCGCCCCCACCACCGTGCTCAACAGCCGACCCGCGCCGGTGCAAGAGCTGTTCGACACGGGCGGGCCCGTGGTCCGCCTGCTGCGCGACCTGGCCGCCGAGAGCGATGCCCTCGACCGCCTCTGGGCGCTGGGCTTGGCGCCCGTGGACCCGTCCCATCTGCAATGGCGCCATCGCGAGATGGGTGCGACCCTGGGCCCGGTATGGACGCTACCGCAGGAGGCGCACTTCGGCGACTTCTGGGCCGAACAGATCCCGCGATTGCGCGCGGAGGGTTGGGCCGTGGTCGTACGCCCCGGCTTTGCGCACCTGAGCGTGCCGGTGCAGCGCTGGAAGCTGCTGCTCGCTGCGGACACTGGCGAGGTCGTCGGCCGCGAGGTGGCAGGCGACCTGGCCCCCCCGGATCGTCCCGTGCAGAAGCTGCGCCTGCCCGAGCGCGAAGGCGCCTGGCTGTTGACGCTGGGCGTGGAAATCGACGGCGAGAGCCTCGACCTGGCTCCTCTGTTGGCCGATCTGCTGCAGCGCGATCCACGCTGGCTCGATGCCCGCGAAATGGCCGCCATCAGCGATGACGCCTCGATCCGCCTGCGCGCTCCCGGCGGGCGCCGCATCGACGCGCCAGCGGCACCGCTCAAGGCCATCGTCGGCGCCATGGTGGACCTACTCACCGATCCGCTGCGCCGCCAGCGCCGTGACGGCGATCCGCTGCGGCTGGGCGCCTGGGAAGCCCGCCGCATCGAGGCGCTGCGCGCCGGCCTCTTGCAGGCGCACCGGGTGGACGCCCACAACGCCTGGCAATTGCAGGGCGAGGCCGGCCTGGCCGCCCTGGCCCGGCGCCTGCAGGCCCTGGGCGGCCCGCAGCCCGTGGCGCAACCCCAGGGCCTGTCGGTCACCCTGCGCCCCTACCAGTTGGAAGGCCTGGCCTGGCTGCAGTACCTGCGGGCCCAGCGCCTGGGCGGCATCCTGGCCGACGACATGGGCCTGGGCAAGACCGCGCAGGCCCTGGCGCATGTGCTGGTGGAAAAGGAAGCTGGCCGCCTGCGCGCGCCGGCCCTGGTCGTGGTGCCCACCTCGCTGCTGTTCAACTGGCAGGCCGAGGCGGCACGCATGGCGCCCGGCCTGCGCGTGCTCACGCTGCACGGCCCTGCGCGCGCGGCGCGGTACGCGCAGATCGCCCAGCACGACCTGGTGCTGACCACCTACCCCCTGCTGTGGCGCGACGTGGAAGCCCTGGCCGAAGAGCGCTTCCATCTGCTGGTCCTGGACGAGGCCCAGATGGTCAAGAACGCCGGCAGCCGCAGCGCCCGCGCGCTGCGCCGGCTGCAGGCCAGCCACCCGCTGTGCCTGACAGGTACCCCGCTGGAGAACCATCTGGGCGAGCTGTGGGCGCAGTTCGACTTCCTGATGCCCGGCTTTCTGGGCGATGCGCGCAGCTTTGCCCAGCGCTGGCGCAAGCCCATCGAAGAGAACGGCGAAACCCTGCGCGCCCAGCTGCTGGCGCAGCGCGTGCGCCCATTCATCCTGCGCCGTCGCAAGCAGGACGTGGCCACCGAACTGCCGCCGCGCACCGAGGTGCTGCAACGCGTGCAGCTGCAGGGCCGCCAGCGCGCGCTGTACGAGGCCGTGCGCACCAGCGTGGACCAGCAGGTGCGCCGCGTGCTGGAGCGCCAGGCGTTCGACGGCGCGCAGATCGCCGTGCTGGACGCGCTGCTCAAGCTGCGCCAGGTCTGCTGCGACCCGCGCCTGGTCAAGGGCGCCCCAGTCCATCCCCAGACCGAACGCGCCAAGCTGGAGCTGCTGGCCGACCTGCTGCCCGCCCTGCTCGCCGAAGGCCGCCGCGTGCTGGTGTTCTCGCAGTTCACCGAACTGCTGGCGCTGGTGGCCGAGCAGATGGACGCGCAGGGGCGGCCCCACTTGATGCTCACCGGCCAGACACCGCCGGGCCAGCGCGGCGCCGTGGTGCGGCGCTTCCAGGCCCGGGGCGACGACGGTGCGCCCGTGCTGCTCATCAGTCTGAAGGCCGGCGGCACGGGCCTGAACCTCACCGCCGCCGACACCGTGATCCACCTCGACCCCTGGTGGAACCCGGCCGTGCAGGAGCAGGCCACGGCACGCGCCCACCGCATCGGGCAGGACCTGCCCGTGTTCGTCTACACCCTGGTGGTGGAGGGCAGCATCGAGGAACGCATGCTGGAACTGCAGGCCCGCAAGCAGGCCCTGGCCAGCGGCGTGCTGGGCCACGACGCTGACGGCGCCGCCAAGTTCAGCGAAGACGACCTGAATGCCCTGCTCGCCCCGCTGGCCGAGCCACGCGACAACCCCCTCGCGATGCCCGGCGAGGGCGATACGCGCTGGGGCAGCACCGGCCAGCGCCGGCCGCGTGCCCCGCTGCATGGTGGAGGTGGTTAG
- a CDS encoding GlsB/YeaQ/YmgE family stress response membrane protein, which yields MMSFLGVLLVGLVVGLLARAIKPGDDKMGWIMTILLGVAGSLLATYVGVAVGWYQQGEPAGWIASIVGAIVLLVLYGMLRRKS from the coding sequence ATGATGTCTTTTCTGGGTGTGCTGCTTGTCGGTTTGGTGGTGGGCTTGCTGGCCCGTGCGATCAAGCCCGGTGATGACAAGATGGGATGGATCATGACCATCCTGCTCGGCGTGGCAGGTTCGCTTCTGGCGACCTACGTGGGCGTGGCGGTGGGCTGGTACCAGCAGGGCGAGCCCGCAGGCTGGATCGCGTCCATCGTCGGTGCCATCGTGCTGCTGGTGCTGTACGGCATGCTTCGGCGCAAGTCCTGA